Proteins encoded within one genomic window of Patescibacteria group bacterium:
- a CDS encoding TlpA disulfide reductase family protein, translating to MADALYGTGCLSGTMKTTMKQYTKTIIIVAVVIAGIFLLLRFAGGSFVAKFSPGVEKTPGENELENGKAGEGLAAPYFDLVSLSGGHTSPNVSQGGRVRRADLLGNPVILTFWSTWSSGSVDQIKIFDDYLAGNPPSDGVRSARIIAIDSQENQSVVANFMRRGGYDVEVLSDPTGETSGNYGVQTLPTTFFIDRDGIILEIFVGTLSERMLVDKMEKILR from the coding sequence ATGGCGGACGCTCTCTATGGAACCGGCTGTTTGAGTGGTACAATGAAAACAACGATGAAGCAGTACACAAAGACAATCATCATTGTGGCAGTCGTGATAGCGGGGATTTTTTTATTGTTGCGTTTCGCGGGAGGATCTTTTGTCGCGAAGTTTTCTCCGGGCGTTGAGAAAACTCCCGGGGAAAATGAGCTTGAGAACGGAAAAGCGGGGGAGGGTCTTGCCGCGCCCTACTTTGACCTTGTCTCGCTTTCCGGCGGGCATACCTCGCCGAACGTGAGTCAAGGCGGGCGTGTGCGCCGCGCGGACCTCTTGGGAAATCCGGTGATACTTACTTTTTGGTCAACATGGAGCTCCGGATCAGTTGACCAGATAAAGATCTTTGACGACTATCTCGCGGGAAATCCCCCATCTGACGGAGTGCGGTCCGCGCGCATCATTGCCATAGACAGTCAGGAGAATCAAAGTGTTGTGGCTAATTTTATGCGCCGCGGGGGTTACGACGTTGAAGTGTTGTCTGACCCAACCGGCGAGACAAGCGGGAACTACGGGGTACAAACTCTCCCGACCACTTTTTTCATTGACCGCGACGGCATCATCTTGGAAATATTTGTCGGTACCCTAAGCGAGCGGATGCTTGTGGATAAGATGGAAAAGATCCTCCGTTAA
- a CDS encoding GAF domain-containing protein, which produces MKYFSKKDFYSSVAFLLIGFLIVLLNLAWLIPTIGTMRHQISENEVEIVKRSQSEIEFFLDNQTANLTLPALFLNPDLGHPDNKAIVEKILNNPYFNKASLFDKNGRELFRADRFATVLETALENLSEKQEFITVINSGLPFFGDIRFTETLEPLSVVAVPVYFVRGEVAGVLSAELNIRALFSSLDSIRSVSGGHVYVVDKNGDLIFHRDPSLVLQQTNRSSLKIVDDILSGKEDLAVSDDDSYTYENEKKEKVLAAGGLIKETGWAVVFEEPKRIAMAPIEKIKLFALVVAFLGALILIVLNKLNRNLLNSKKELERAFNGAKRLADGQSVVALLGQKALGNSNIIDLMNETVKEVSQVLGTEYVKILELEPDGKNFILRAGVGWKAGFVGQALISAGTESQAGYTLLSEKPVVVKDLTKEKRFNAPALLKEHNVKAGMSVIIQGSDRPFGVLGVHTSLERTFSEADINFIQSVANVLSEAIERKKSEEIVKNNAEELGTMNKFMIGRELKMIELKAEIEELKKASGGTAAAL; this is translated from the coding sequence ATGAAGTATTTTAGTAAAAAAGACTTTTACTCTTCCGTCGCCTTCCTTCTTATCGGTTTTTTGATCGTGCTTTTAAATTTAGCCTGGCTCATTCCTACCATCGGGACCATGCGGCATCAGATAAGCGAGAACGAGGTTGAAATAGTCAAGAGAAGCCAATCCGAGATCGAGTTTTTCTTGGACAACCAGACCGCTAACCTGACACTGCCGGCTCTTTTTCTGAATCCCGATCTGGGTCATCCGGACAACAAGGCGATAGTAGAAAAAATATTGAACAATCCCTATTTCAACAAGGCCTCTTTGTTTGATAAAAACGGAAGAGAACTCTTTCGGGCGGATAGGTTCGCGACCGTCTTGGAGACGGCGTTAGAAAACTTGTCCGAGAAACAGGAATTTATCACAGTGATCAATTCCGGACTTCCATTTTTCGGCGATATCAGATTTACCGAAACCCTTGAACCGCTCTCGGTCGTGGCTGTTCCCGTGTATTTCGTCAGAGGGGAGGTTGCCGGGGTGCTCTCCGCCGAACTCAATATACGGGCTTTGTTCAGCAGTCTGGACAGTATCAGGTCTGTTTCCGGCGGACATGTGTATGTTGTTGACAAAAACGGCGATTTAATTTTTCACCGCGATCCCTCCTTGGTTCTCCAGCAAACAAATAGGAGCTCCTTGAAAATCGTGGACGACATTCTTTCCGGAAAAGAGGACCTGGCGGTCTCCGATGATGACTCCTATACCTATGAGAATGAAAAAAAAGAGAAGGTTCTCGCCGCGGGCGGTCTGATCAAAGAGACCGGCTGGGCGGTCGTGTTTGAAGAACCGAAAAGAATCGCTATGGCGCCGATTGAGAAAATAAAGCTCTTTGCTTTAGTGGTCGCTTTTTTGGGCGCGTTGATCCTCATAGTTTTAAATAAATTAAACCGGAACCTTTTAAATTCCAAGAAAGAGCTTGAACGGGCTTTTAACGGCGCGAAGCGCTTAGCCGATGGACAATCCGTCGTGGCACTCCTCGGACAAAAGGCGCTGGGAAATTCAAATATTATTGATTTAATGAACGAAACCGTTAAAGAAGTTTCTCAAGTATTAGGAACGGAATACGTTAAAATTTTGGAGCTTGAGCCTGACGGCAAAAATTTTATTTTACGCGCCGGGGTTGGCTGGAAAGCCGGTTTCGTGGGACAAGCTTTGATTTCTGCCGGCACCGAATCACAGGCCGGCTACACTCTTCTCTCCGAAAAACCGGTAGTGGTGAAAGATTTAACGAAAGAAAAAAGATTTAACGCTCCGGCGCTTCTTAAAGAACATAACGTTAAAGCCGGAATGAGCGTGATTATTCAAGGGTCCGACCGACCATTTGGTGTTTTGGGTGTGCACACTTCCCTTGAACGAACATTTTCAGAAGCAGACATCAATTTTATTCAGTCAGTTGCCAATGTTTTAAGCGAAGCGATTGAAAGGAAAAAGAGCGAGGAAATCGTAAAAAATAACGCCGAAGAGCTTGGCACAATGAATAAATTTATGATCGGTCGCGAGCTCAAGATGATAGAACTGAAAGCGGAAATAGAGGAACTTAAAAAGGCTAGCGGGGGAACAGCTGCCGCGCTTTAA
- a CDS encoding carboxypeptidase-like regulatory domain-containing protein: MFGKLSCFLVFLLAFFFFPLSARAITLDATTYTFDASGEIHVFCASGNPQSLGFSIYNLDLPASFASDVDTACLRETPPLDIGSFFLPQVPGNYVILEMTENPICEEPARTYAECKALPQFVSEFSFRIFPYSGGGGAAPEELPSQSSGRLSYRPEVEIISPKEGAIFSSEGLIVYKATDKNDETGGITKKELGLLELPVSIFYSDKIAEWDHTLTKDEDKVFIAKDLPAIGSFLWKIKELVEGKFYRIIVNAIDAVGDIGEAVSEFFNIDLTPPAFIVSADPPVAKNENVTITIESSEDLALVPEVFVSQRGAEAAKVEVVGSGRRFSGVYFVTKGFDGTASIRVLGTDFAGNKGNIIVGGGTFSVGVNPPGKPIVLSPSDNEKVLSETIDIKGTTREDTEIIVTVNGVDIYHGAADPKGEFLIKNVRLKKNIENGINIINVVAQDRADSLSEGAVIHVSFNVAPRVAIVSPKENATLTATTTISLQAADDNGDKIRFRYEMALQGISAPEEEDWQIISDTPSDKINFDTTEFGDGDYLLRATVDDGATETYSTAIKIRLKNELPFIRFDDGRRTVVSGKSVTVRGTVTAPENISPRPNITRIEYSTTDGKRWIAVPAEDGALSSPEERFAVLFQNLKEGVNEIIWRVTDSRGFVVKAKHPIIVDITPPEKPKILFPGEGALLTSANNEAAGKGKFEFTLRGTSEPGSTVNVEVDGLPAGQARKKFIGTAAFDGSFRITGVSLPTRGNFLVSAFATDQALNKSVIVERAVLYDNPPRLVFTSPRDGRGVGTRAVLSWLASDPDGDTVLNSALSYRPIGQPFIGLVKNPKENKFEWDTTKLPEGNNYELRLEANDGLATSTLRAPFSIDHSPPRLVEFNIQQSTYGKGGMFEGGGQATDSASGIEFIEYRFEPIDADSSKNSSPTPWYKGSISRGFLGKNASFSMKSKLSLPDGEYRVMARAVDAAGNVSSERFQIITVDATPPRVGSFEIASEGMKLLPKNGVWNAMAGVKLSLTLSLEHDTKEAFMRMNAMDERKTMLVKDIPTGLWKGEFFLGEAGTSTLAVSATDTLGNEISEQTLTTFRVAEKGKILYADENGLEKPLAGATVSASSLASPARKKNFWSFWRPEASGISAVSNENGEYTLLLPAGDWELAVEKEGFNTAEIDPVVFDSPTFITQDITLEKNRDERSLWDWLFGWYK; the protein is encoded by the coding sequence ATGTTTGGGAAACTCTCCTGCTTCCTTGTTTTCTTGCTGGCCTTTTTTTTCTTTCCTTTATCTGCGCGAGCAATTACGCTTGATGCAACAACCTATACGTTTGATGCCAGTGGAGAAATCCACGTATTTTGCGCGTCAGGAAATCCGCAGAGTCTCGGATTTTCTATCTACAATCTTGATCTCCCCGCGAGCTTCGCATCTGACGTTGATACCGCATGTTTGCGCGAAACGCCACCACTGGATATCGGGAGCTTTTTCCTACCCCAAGTTCCCGGCAATTACGTCATTCTTGAAATGACAGAGAATCCTATTTGTGAGGAACCCGCACGTACATATGCAGAGTGCAAAGCCCTTCCTCAATTTGTAAGCGAGTTTTCATTTAGGATTTTTCCATACTCTGGCGGAGGAGGGGCGGCGCCGGAGGAGCTTCCGTCACAATCTTCCGGGCGTCTTTCATATCGGCCGGAGGTGGAAATCATCTCGCCCAAAGAGGGTGCCATTTTCTCAAGTGAAGGACTTATTGTATACAAAGCTACGGACAAGAATGATGAAACGGGCGGGATCACAAAAAAAGAGTTAGGTTTACTTGAACTGCCGGTTTCTATTTTTTACTCGGATAAAATCGCCGAGTGGGACCACACGCTTACTAAAGACGAAGACAAGGTATTCATCGCAAAAGATTTGCCTGCTATCGGGTCATTCTTATGGAAGATCAAAGAGCTCGTGGAGGGAAAGTTCTATCGTATTATCGTTAATGCCATTGATGCGGTCGGCGACATCGGCGAGGCGGTGTCGGAATTTTTTAATATTGACCTCACACCGCCCGCGTTCATCGTGTCCGCCGATCCGCCGGTGGCAAAAAATGAAAATGTGACGATAACTATAGAGTCATCCGAAGACCTCGCTCTCGTACCGGAGGTTTTTGTGAGCCAGCGTGGGGCGGAAGCGGCAAAAGTAGAGGTCGTCGGATCGGGGAGGAGGTTTTCCGGCGTTTATTTCGTCACGAAAGGATTTGACGGCACCGCTTCCATTCGTGTTTTAGGAACTGATTTCGCTGGCAATAAGGGAAATATAATAGTTGGTGGCGGGACTTTCAGCGTGGGTGTCAATCCGCCCGGGAAGCCGATCGTTCTTTCGCCCTCTGACAACGAGAAAGTCCTCTCTGAAACGATAGATATAAAAGGAACGACCAGAGAAGATACTGAAATCATAGTCACCGTGAACGGGGTGGATATTTACCATGGAGCTGCCGATCCAAAGGGGGAATTTTTGATAAAAAATGTGCGTTTAAAAAAGAACATCGAGAACGGAATCAATATCATCAATGTAGTCGCTCAAGACCGCGCCGATTCGTTGAGCGAAGGAGCGGTGATCCATGTTTCTTTTAATGTAGCGCCGCGCGTTGCGATCGTAAGCCCTAAGGAGAATGCGACACTTACCGCGACAACGACCATAAGCCTGCAAGCGGCCGACGACAACGGCGATAAGATCCGTTTCCGCTATGAAATGGCGCTCCAGGGAATATCGGCACCTGAAGAGGAGGATTGGCAGATCATCTCGGACACACCGAGCGATAAAATTAATTTTGATACGACGGAGTTTGGCGACGGTGATTATCTTCTCCGCGCGACGGTTGATGATGGCGCTACAGAGACCTACTCTACGGCAATCAAAATACGGCTCAAGAACGAATTGCCATTCATTCGTTTTGATGACGGGCGCCGAACGGTCGTGTCCGGGAAATCCGTGACGGTGCGCGGGACGGTCACCGCGCCGGAAAATATTTCGCCTCGCCCGAATATAACGCGGATTGAATATAGCACGACCGACGGCAAACGATGGATAGCAGTTCCCGCAGAAGACGGCGCTCTTTCCTCCCCCGAGGAACGTTTCGCCGTTTTGTTTCAAAATTTAAAAGAAGGAGTGAATGAAATTATCTGGCGCGTGACCGATAGCCGCGGCTTTGTCGTGAAAGCGAAACATCCGATCATTGTTGATATCACACCGCCGGAAAAACCAAAAATATTGTTTCCGGGAGAAGGCGCTCTTTTAACCTCGGCAAATAATGAAGCGGCAGGGAAAGGGAAGTTTGAGTTTACATTGCGTGGCACATCCGAACCCGGGAGCACAGTGAATGTAGAAGTGGATGGCCTGCCTGCCGGTCAGGCAAGGAAAAAATTTATTGGCACAGCCGCGTTTGACGGCTCGTTTCGAATCACTGGGGTCTCTCTTCCTACGCGAGGGAATTTTCTCGTCTCGGCGTTTGCAACCGACCAGGCTCTCAACAAGAGTGTCATAGTTGAACGTGCCGTGCTTTATGACAACCCTCCACGACTGGTGTTCACCAGTCCTCGCGATGGGCGCGGTGTCGGCACTCGAGCAGTGCTTTCGTGGCTCGCCTCTGATCCTGACGGCGATACCGTTTTGAACAGCGCTTTGAGTTACCGCCCTATCGGACAACCATTCATCGGGCTTGTAAAGAACCCCAAAGAAAATAAATTTGAGTGGGACACGACAAAATTGCCGGAAGGGAATAATTACGAACTGCGTCTTGAAGCGAACGATGGATTGGCGACTTCAACCCTGCGCGCTCCCTTTTCAATAGATCATAGTCCGCCACGATTGGTAGAATTTAATATACAACAATCCACATACGGGAAAGGGGGAATGTTTGAAGGGGGAGGGCAGGCGACGGATAGCGCTTCAGGGATTGAGTTTATTGAGTATAGGTTTGAGCCGATAGACGCAGATTCTTCCAAGAATTCGTCTCCGACACCATGGTATAAAGGGAGTATCAGTCGCGGATTTTTGGGGAAAAATGCTTCATTTTCAATGAAAAGCAAGCTCTCGCTCCCAGATGGAGAATATCGGGTAATGGCGCGCGCGGTTGACGCCGCAGGCAATGTTTCATCGGAGAGATTTCAAATTATCACTGTTGACGCTACGCCACCACGCGTGGGGAGTTTTGAAATCGCGAGCGAGGGCATGAAGCTTTTGCCGAAGAATGGGGTATGGAATGCCATGGCAGGAGTGAAACTCTCCCTCACTCTTTCTCTTGAACATGACACCAAAGAAGCTTTTATGCGAATGAACGCAATGGACGAAAGAAAGACCATGCTCGTGAAGGACATCCCGACGGGACTCTGGAAAGGAGAATTCTTTCTCGGGGAGGCAGGCACTTCCACGCTTGCCGTGTCCGCCACCGACACTCTTGGCAATGAGATAAGCGAACAAACACTCACCACGTTCCGAGTGGCTGAAAAAGGGAAGATACTCTATGCCGATGAGAATGGTCTGGAGAAACCTCTCGCTGGAGCGACAGTGAGCGCCTCTTCTCTGGCGTCTCCGGCGCGCAAAAAGAATTTCTGGTCATTTTGGCGCCCGGAGGCGTCTGGCATATCCGCAGTGTCTAACGAAAACGGAGAATACACCCTTCTTTTGCCGGCAGGCGACTGGGAGCTCGCCGTGGAGAAAGAAGGATTCAATACTGCAGAGATTGACCCTGTCGTGTTTGATAGTCCGACTTTTATCACTCAAGATATTACTTTGGAGAAAAATCGCGACGAGCGCAGTCTATGGGACTGGCTGTTCGGGTGGTACAAATAA
- a CDS encoding type II toxin-antitoxin system mRNA interferase toxin, RelE/StbE family — MKIVYSKQFRKNFQKLRSGEKKKFAERVDIFMRNTSNPLLRDHPLHGAYSHLRSFNVTGDIRVLYEYVQKDTVLFIDIDTHSNLYT; from the coding sequence ATGAAAATTGTCTATTCCAAGCAATTCAGAAAAAATTTTCAAAAACTCAGAAGCGGAGAAAAGAAAAAATTTGCAGAAAGAGTGGATATTTTCATGAGAAATACATCCAACCCTCTCTTGCGCGATCACCCTCTCCACGGCGCATACTCCCACCTGCGAAGCTTTAATGTCACGGGGGACATACGCGTACTATACGAGTATGTACAAAAAGACACCGTACTATTTATTGACATAGATACGCACAGCAATCTCTACACATAA
- a CDS encoding serine hydrolase: MRTKIILLILSVSIIANGVLGYKVFNTEDTQKLLQEQYPLLSKRIFADSQNDILINFIPLRQTLKEYVGKQEGKVGVYFEYLPSGTSIGANDKEEIILASLSKVPAVISIFKKIERGQMSLDDILIINKEHLDQRFGTLWKQGEGTRLTVDELIRLTLIESDNTSYNVLLGQLQGQELNDVYKNLDISITIRPKEDKKHLRVSPKNYSSIFRSLYLSSSLSEKNSNYILNILTKTIPKDKIVAGVPDTIKVAHKIGVFEELTTSENVFIDCGIIYVPNRPYILCAFVLDTDEQAKKHISYISKIIYDYVSGSEETKKGWGLGEKLLETSSGTILD, from the coding sequence ATGCGCACGAAAATAATTCTACTCATACTGTCCGTGAGTATTATCGCGAATGGCGTTCTCGGCTATAAGGTTTTCAACACAGAAGATACGCAAAAGCTCCTGCAAGAACAGTATCCGCTCCTGTCAAAAAGAATATTCGCAGATAGCCAAAATGACATCCTTATCAACTTTATCCCTCTGCGGCAGACTCTTAAGGAATACGTCGGAAAGCAGGAGGGCAAAGTCGGGGTGTACTTCGAATACCTGCCTTCCGGCACGTCAATCGGCGCAAATGACAAAGAGGAAATAATACTTGCCAGCCTGTCGAAAGTGCCCGCAGTCATATCAATTTTTAAAAAAATAGAACGGGGGCAGATGTCGCTCGATGACATTCTTATTATCAACAAAGAACATCTCGATCAGAGATTCGGCACTTTGTGGAAACAAGGCGAGGGAACCCGTCTTACCGTCGATGAGCTCATACGGCTAACGTTAATTGAATCTGATAATACCTCCTATAATGTTCTGCTTGGTCAGTTGCAAGGTCAAGAGTTAAACGACGTATACAAAAATTTGGATATTTCAATAACTATAAGACCGAAAGAAGATAAGAAACATCTGCGTGTCTCTCCTAAGAATTACTCTTCAATCTTCAGAAGTCTTTACCTATCCTCTTCCCTCTCGGAAAAAAATTCGAACTACATCCTCAACATTCTTACGAAAACAATACCCAAAGATAAGATAGTGGCCGGCGTGCCGGACACTATCAAAGTCGCTCACAAAATCGGAGTCTTTGAGGAACTTACTACCTCGGAAAACGTGTTTATCGACTGCGGAATCATCTATGTTCCAAATCGCCCTTATATTCTTTGCGCTTTTGTCTTAGACACAGACGAGCAGGCTAAAAAACATATCTCCTATATTTCTAAAATAATCTATGACTATGTATCAGGATCGGAGGAAACAAAAAAAGGGTGGGGGTTGGGAGAAAAACTCCTTGAAACAAGTTCCGGTACTATTTTGGATTAA
- a CDS encoding PAS domain-containing protein, whose translation MENDEKTKALLDALLAALDETALVSATDAHGTIYYANDKFVEISKYSPGELIGQNHRILKSGFHPPEFYKELWGTIAQGKTWRGEIKNRAKDGSFYWVNSTIVPTMGPDNKPERYISVRIPITEQKISEEQLLKKNQELEKINKLMIGRELVMADLKKKIKALEQELSERKA comes from the coding sequence ATGGAAAACGACGAAAAAACAAAGGCTCTGCTTGACGCCCTGCTTGCCGCGCTCGATGAAACGGCTCTTGTTTCTGCAACTGATGCGCACGGCACCATTTACTATGCTAATGACAAGTTTGTTGAGATTTCAAAATATAGCCCCGGCGAACTTATCGGCCAGAATCATCGCATTCTCAAATCAGGATTTCATCCGCCGGAGTTTTATAAAGAACTGTGGGGTACGATCGCGCAGGGCAAGACATGGCGAGGAGAGATAAAAAATCGCGCCAAAGACGGTTCGTTCTATTGGGTCAATAGCACCATCGTTCCAACCATGGGACCGGACAATAAACCGGAGAGATATATTTCGGTCCGTATCCCCATTACGGAACAAAAAATATCGGAAGAACAACTGCTCAAAAAAAATCAAGAGCTTGAAAAAATCAATAAATTGATGATAGGAAGGGAATTGGTTATGGCGGACCTTAAAAAAAAGATCAAAGCGCTTGAACAAGAGCTTTCGGAAAGAAAAGCATAA
- a CDS encoding type II toxin-antitoxin system RelB/DinJ family antitoxin yields the protein MKTMINIKADKEVKESAQRVAAELGLPLSTVINAYLKEFIRERSVRFSIEPQLRPEVEKMLKQASKDYKIGKNIVGPFDNVKDLMKSLESK from the coding sequence ATGAAAACAATGATCAACATAAAGGCGGACAAAGAGGTGAAGGAAAGCGCTCAACGAGTAGCCGCAGAACTCGGGCTTCCTTTGAGCACAGTAATTAATGCCTACCTGAAAGAATTCATCCGAGAACGCTCCGTCCGTTTTTCTATTGAACCACAACTGCGCCCGGAAGTGGAGAAGATGCTTAAGCAGGCAAGCAAAGATTACAAAATCGGGAAAAATATTGTCGGGCCGTTTGATAACGTCAAAGATTTAATGAAAAGTCTTGAATCAAAATGA
- a CDS encoding ABC transporter substrate-binding protein, translated as MKKFIFIVVLIISLGGISWYIYQREFLLSTPETHSHTVFFVNPGGPAYKNFFNGVEDRLKELHHGEGLNIYKSDAEGDPEKLKNMISKAVQAKPDIVITISSQPTQQALKESDGQIPILSALGDPVEHGYVDSLKESGTNLSGVAQQNISLTPKRLELLKELIPTVKKVAVFYDTTCGPTKKARPIANELAPKIGLELTEFALTNPSRGELEEALKKITKKDYDALIFYPHGTLFSKADLFLTRAKEEGLPIIMPNEESLAEGAIASYGPSYYEMGRMTARLAEKILTDKIDIKSLPFEQPSVIDFYVSLSSAESLGITISPEIANKAKLVK; from the coding sequence ATGAAGAAATTCATTTTTATTGTTGTTCTGATAATTTCACTGGGAGGAATTTCTTGGTATATATACCAACGGGAATTCCTCCTTTCAACTCCGGAGACTCATAGTCATACAGTTTTTTTTGTTAATCCCGGCGGTCCGGCTTATAAAAACTTTTTTAACGGCGTGGAAGACCGATTAAAAGAGCTTCATCACGGAGAAGGTTTAAATATTTATAAAAGCGACGCCGAAGGCGATCCGGAAAAATTAAAAAATATGATATCAAAAGCGGTACAGGCCAAGCCGGATATCGTTATTACCATTTCCTCCCAACCGACACAACAAGCGCTTAAAGAGAGCGACGGCCAAATTCCAATTTTGTCCGCTCTCGGCGATCCGGTGGAGCACGGATATGTGGATTCTCTCAAAGAATCAGGAACAAATTTAAGCGGTGTTGCCCAACAGAATATTTCTCTTACTCCGAAGAGACTGGAGCTTTTGAAAGAACTCATTCCAACCGTCAAAAAGGTGGCAGTGTTCTATGACACCACGTGCGGACCGACTAAAAAAGCGCGGCCGATCGCTAACGAGCTCGCTCCGAAAATCGGCTTGGAACTGACCGAGTTTGCTCTCACTAACCCGAGCCGGGGAGAACTGGAAGAAGCTCTCAAAAAAATAACGAAGAAAGACTATGACGCCCTCATATTTTATCCTCACGGAACTCTTTTTTCAAAAGCCGATCTTTTCCTCACACGCGCCAAAGAAGAGGGTCTGCCGATCATCATGCCCAACGAAGAATCGCTTGCCGAAGGCGCCATCGCTTCTTACGGCCCCTCTTATTATGAAATGGGGAGGATGACGGCCAGACTGGCAGAAAAAATCTTAACCGATAAAATAGACATCAAGAGCCTTCCTTTTGAGCAGCCGAGCGTAATTGATTTTTACGTTTCTCTTTCTAGCGCAGAAAGCTTAGGCATTACGATCAGCCCGGAGATAGCCAATAAAGCAAAGCTCGTAAAGTAG